The Campylobacter concisus DNA window AAATTTAATGATCAAATTTAGAGTAAATGGCAAAATTTTCGAGCTTGAAAATGATATAAATGTTTATGATTTTTTAGCTCAAAATGGCTATGAGCTTAAATTTATAGCCCTTGAGCGAGACGGAGAAATTTTGCCAAAAAAGCTTTGGCGTGAGCGCTTCATGAGCGAGGGCAAAGCTTATGAGATCGTCACTTTAGTTGGCGGTGGATGAGGAGAAAATGATAGAGATTGTATTAAACGGCACAAAATTTAAGGTGCCAGTAAAAAGCCTTAGCGAGCTAAAAGAGCTTGCACTTGGCGATAAAGAGAGTGAAATTTATAAATTTTTAGAGAAATTTAACGCAACTAAGCCAGACATTTTTATCGTTGATGGCTTTGCTATAAAAGAAAATAGCGAGCTAAAAGATGGCTCAAATGTCGTATTTATAAGGCGTGGCGTGATGCCTGAGCGTGAAGTTTTACGCGCGATGATCGCTTCAAGAAACAGCCCTGAGCTAAATTTAGCCCTAAGTAAGGCAGTAATCGGCGTGGCTGGACTTGGCGGCCTTGGCTCAAATATCGCGCTAAGCCTTGCAAGAGTTGGCGTAAAAAAGCTAGTGCTTGCCGACTTTGACGTGGTTGAGCCAAGCAACCTAAACCGCCAGCAGTATTTCGTCCGCCACATCGGCATGAAAAAGACGCAGGCGCTTAAAGAGCTGATAAATGACGTCAATCCATTTGTCGAGGTTGAAACTCACGATATATTTTTAGATGAAAAAAACGTGGCTAGCGTCTTTGGCGAGTGCGAAATTTTATGCGAAGCCTTTGACAACGTTGCTGGCAAGGCGATGATACTAAATGAAGCTGGTGCTAGCCTAAAAGATAAAAAAATCATCGGCGCCTCTGGCATGGCAGGATACTTTAGCTCAAATCTCATAAAAACCATAAAATTTGCCAAAAATGTCTACCTTTGCGGCGACCTCACAAACGAGGCGAAGATCGGTCAAGGGCTCATGGCACCACGCGTTGCAATCTGTGCAAATCATGAAGCAAATTTGGTCATTAGACTGCTTATGGGCTTGGAGGCGTAAGTGCAAAGTGATAGCTTGATCCTTGGCGGCAAGGAGTTTCAAAGCCGCTTTATCCTTGGCTCTGGCAAGTACTCGCACGAGCTCATCGACTCAGCCATAAACGAGGCTGGCGCGCAAATTTTAACCCTTGCTCTTAGGCGCATAAACGAAAGTAAAGAGCGAAATATACTTGACTTTATCCCAAAAGGCGTGACGCTTTTGCCAAACACAAGTGGCGCTAGAAACGCCAAAGAGGCTATTCGTATCGCCCAGCTCGCACGTGAGCTTGGATGTGGCGAGCTTGTTAAGATAGAGATCATTACTGACTCTAAATTTCTCTTTCCAGACAACGCTGAGACGATAAAAGCGTGCGAAGCCTTGGCAAATGACGGCTTCGTGCCGATGCCATATATGTTTCCTGATCTAAATGCTGCAAGAGCGATGCTAAGTGCAGGAGCTAGCTGCATAATGCCTCTAGCTGCGCCAATTGGCTCAAACCAAGGACTAGTTTTTAAAGATATCATTGAAATTTTGATAAACGAGCTTGACGCGCAGATCATCGTAGATGCAGGCATAGGCAGGCCATCACAAGCGTGCGAAGCGATGGAGATGGGAGCGGCTGCGATCATGGCAAACACAGCTATCGCCTCATCTAAAAATATCCCGCTCATGGCAAGAGCCTTCAAAGAGGCTATCATCGCTGGTCGAAACGCCTATCTAGCAGGCCTTGGTGCAAAGAGCAAAAGCGCAAACGCCTCATCTCCGCTCACTGGGTTTTTAGACTGATGAAATTTACTAGAACCGACCACATGCAGCTATTGCCTCACATGCAGGATGTTGGCAGTGAGATAATGGATGAAATTTTAAAAGAGCGTGCTAGCTACAAGCCAGAAATTTATAGCGAAGCGGACGTAAAAGCAGCTCTTAATGCAAAGCACTGCTCACTTGAAAATTTAAAAGCCCTACTCTCGCCTGCAGCAGCGCCATTTTTAGAGCAAATCGCCCAGCTCGCCCAAGCAAAGACAAGGGCAAATTTTGGCTCAAACATCACGCTTTTTACGCCACTTTACATAGCAAATTATTGTGATAATCTCTGCGTTTATTGCGGTTTTAACGCTAAAAATAATATAAAAAGAGCAAAGCTAAGTGACGAGGAGATCACAAGAGAGCTAAGAGAAATTTCAAAGAGCGGTTTAGAAGAAATTTTGATCCTAACTGGCGAGAGCGAGACTAACTCAAGTGTCGCTTACATCGCAAACGCCTGCGCTTTGGCAAAGAAATTTTTTAAAGTTGTTGGGGTTGAAATTTACCCGCTAAACTCTGAGGACTACGCCCTACTTCACAAAAGCGGCGCAGACTACGTGACCGTCTTTCAAGAGACCTATAATCCTACAAAATACGAAAAAATCCACCTTGGCGGCAATAAAAGAATTTTCCCATACCGCTTAAATGCTCAAGAACGAGCGCTTCTTGGAGGCATGAGAGGAGTTGGCTTTGCAGCACTTCTTGGCATAGATGACTTTAGGCTTGATGCCTTTGCTACGGCACTTCATGCAAGCTTAGTTCAAAAAAAGTATCCGCACGCCGAGATCGCATTTTCATGCCCAAGGCTTCGCCCTATCATAAATAACGACCGCATCAATCCGCGTGACGTGGGTGAGCGCGAGCTTTTGCAAGTGATCTGCGCTTATAGAATTTTCATGCCAACAGCTAGCATCACCATTTCAACCAGAGAAAAGGCTAAATTTCGCGATAACGCCATAAAGATCGCCGCAAACAAGATAAGCGCTGGTGTAAAAGTAAGCATAGGCGCTCATGGCGAAGAAAAAAAAGGCGACGAGCAGTTTGAGATAAGCGACGATAGAAGCGTGGACGAGATCAAAGCTATGATAAAAGCAAATGGCCTAGAGCCCTTAATGAGCGAATATGTCTATGTTTAAAATTCTCTGCATTTCCGACTTTGACAGCTATGAGGGCGATGACTTTTTAAAAAGGATCCAGCTACTTTGCAAGGCTGGCGTGGATGAAATTTTGCTTCGTGCAAAGATGCTAAGCGAGGCTCAATTTTTTGACCTTGCTAGGGTTGTGGCTCAAATTTGTGAAAACTACCGCAAGAAATTTATCATTAACCAATTTTTTGACGTAGCTTGCAAGCTAAAAAGTGACTTTTGGCTCACTTCAGCACAACTTGATTTTTTTAAAAATTATGGCATTTTTTTAGATGAATTTAGAAAAACAGCAAAAATTTACGCTCCAGCTCACGATTTAGAGCAAGCTAAAATTTCAGCCTCTATCGCTGATGTGCTCGTTGCTTCTCATATATTTGCCACCTCTTGCAAGGAAGGCCTAGAGCCAAAAGGGGTAAATTTTATAAACGAGCTAAAAAGCTTTGATAAAGAAATTTACGCACTTGGCGGACTAGATAGTGGGAACTACAAAGAGGCCATAAAAGCTGGCGCAAATGGCATTTGCTTCATGAGCCTAGCAATGAGCGGCGATATAGAGCTTATAAAAAAGATAGTAGAGAGCAAAAACGGCTAAATTTAGTATAAATTACATAAAATAATACGTAAAATTTTACTCATTTTTGCTAGCGATATATGTTTTTATATCAAATATAAGTAGCGTCACAAGCGATGGCAGCATATAGGAATTTAGCACTAAAAGCAGCGACTTTGTCAAATTTGACTTTATTAAAGTCTCTATGTCAAGGTTGTTGTTGTAGTTTAAAAAATATAGCAAGGCAAAGTCGCCAACAAGAACTATGCGAGAGACCTTTAGCAAGATGTCATTTCCCAGTCTTGCAAATTTATCATCGACCACAAGCGACAAAGTGATCCATCCAAGCAGCCAAATTGCGCAGGCTAAAGCATAAACAGTAATGCTTTCATCAAATTTTTCAAGTAGTAAAAATACCAAGGGTTGCAAAAATACAAGGCTAGCGATAAACCAAAGAAGTGAGCTAAAGGCTAGCAGGCAAACACAGCCAAAGATAGAAATGGCAGAGATAAAGCCAAAAACCTCTAACCCAAGATAGTAGGCCAGCGCATAGGATAAAAAAGAAAAAACAAGCCAAATTTTAATAACAAGTCGCCACCTATTTGCAAAGGCAGTGGCTTTTAAATTTAGGCTATCTGTCAAACTCATTTACGAGATTTTCTTTTGTTTTGGGCGGAAAACTTTCATCACGTTTTCATCAGTCTCGATAAATGCACCCTCTATAAGATCAATACAGTATGGCACCGCTGGAAATACCGGCTCCAAGCACTCTTTTATCGCCTTTGGCTGACCTGGTAAA harbors:
- the thiS gene encoding sulfur carrier protein ThiS, translated to MIKFRVNGKIFELENDINVYDFLAQNGYELKFIALERDGEILPKKLWRERFMSEGKAYEIVTLVGGG
- the thiF gene encoding sulfur carrier protein ThiS adenylyltransferase ThiF, which codes for MIEIVLNGTKFKVPVKSLSELKELALGDKESEIYKFLEKFNATKPDIFIVDGFAIKENSELKDGSNVVFIRRGVMPEREVLRAMIASRNSPELNLALSKAVIGVAGLGGLGSNIALSLARVGVKKLVLADFDVVEPSNLNRQQYFVRHIGMKKTQALKELINDVNPFVEVETHDIFLDEKNVASVFGECEILCEAFDNVAGKAMILNEAGASLKDKKIIGASGMAGYFSSNLIKTIKFAKNVYLCGDLTNEAKIGQGLMAPRVAICANHEANLVIRLLMGLEA
- a CDS encoding thiazole synthase, which produces MQSDSLILGGKEFQSRFILGSGKYSHELIDSAINEAGAQILTLALRRINESKERNILDFIPKGVTLLPNTSGARNAKEAIRIAQLARELGCGELVKIEIITDSKFLFPDNAETIKACEALANDGFVPMPYMFPDLNAARAMLSAGASCIMPLAAPIGSNQGLVFKDIIEILINELDAQIIVDAGIGRPSQACEAMEMGAAAIMANTAIASSKNIPLMARAFKEAIIAGRNAYLAGLGAKSKSANASSPLTGFLD
- the thiH gene encoding 2-iminoacetate synthase ThiH produces the protein MKFTRTDHMQLLPHMQDVGSEIMDEILKERASYKPEIYSEADVKAALNAKHCSLENLKALLSPAAAPFLEQIAQLAQAKTRANFGSNITLFTPLYIANYCDNLCVYCGFNAKNNIKRAKLSDEEITRELREISKSGLEEILILTGESETNSSVAYIANACALAKKFFKVVGVEIYPLNSEDYALLHKSGADYVTVFQETYNPTKYEKIHLGGNKRIFPYRLNAQERALLGGMRGVGFAALLGIDDFRLDAFATALHASLVQKKYPHAEIAFSCPRLRPIINNDRINPRDVGERELLQVICAYRIFMPTASITISTREKAKFRDNAIKIAANKISAGVKVSIGAHGEEKKGDEQFEISDDRSVDEIKAMIKANGLEPLMSEYVYV
- a CDS encoding thiamine phosphate synthase; amino-acid sequence: MSMFKILCISDFDSYEGDDFLKRIQLLCKAGVDEILLRAKMLSEAQFFDLARVVAQICENYRKKFIINQFFDVACKLKSDFWLTSAQLDFFKNYGIFLDEFRKTAKIYAPAHDLEQAKISASIADVLVASHIFATSCKEGLEPKGVNFINELKSFDKEIYALGGLDSGNYKEAIKAGANGICFMSLAMSGDIELIKKIVESKNG
- a CDS encoding nitrogen fixation protein NifR produces the protein MSLTDSLNLKATAFANRWRLVIKIWLVFSFLSYALAYYLGLEVFGFISAISIFGCVCLLAFSSLLWFIASLVFLQPLVFLLLEKFDESITVYALACAIWLLGWITLSLVVDDKFARLGNDILLKVSRIVLVGDFALLYFLNYNNNLDIETLIKSNLTKSLLLVLNSYMLPSLVTLLIFDIKTYIASKNE